The Oncorhynchus masou masou isolate Uvic2021 chromosome 6, UVic_Omas_1.1, whole genome shotgun sequence genome has a window encoding:
- the LOC135542214 gene encoding vacuolar fusion protein MON1 homolog B-like isoform X1, protein MERDDSQEKGETEEITSCDPPSADCIPSTGSSYHIPALPSDNPPVPERAGTVGGDKNTNVTLEEPTYPPTSDSMGEKGLQAAPDQDLGPAPVLVKEEETNVSSKIEYQNCSGGQPETVPEEVSAENGQDDSGEFIVTILARGKLEEQGLGVKRHSSPLSETGAPEAPPSHRDEDVTAESWRQHRKHVFVLSEAGKPIYSRYGSEEALSSTMGVMMALVSFVQSSDNMIRSVYSDGHTVVFMQKGPLVLVSVSSSRQSEKQLRGELLYVYYQIISMLTQASIARIFQHKKNYDLRRLLAGSEKILDGLLNLVDSDPSFLLAAVHCLPLVSSLRDSLSQILQKAITPNLVFSILIAKNQLLTIVQEKTVIEDARLEPADVHLLLNLIGASSAFQAGEIWTPICLPLFNPDCYFYAYISYLDPPECTVCLLLLSTDKEAFYAVAECKRRIEVAMLAQSSLSLIAKAHSYSVSQVGVSDLRHFMYKPFDVPDNHKQLTQFTSPEMEAPYSTEEERMRLLDLYRYMHGRIHSSSRALKLIYHVAERETLLAWVTSKFELYTCFSPLVTKACAINAITKLLRWIKKEEDRLFIRYPPKYSTTPNPSKSSRRSDQQDSTDNGFMSLL, encoded by the exons ATGGAGAGAGATGACAGTCAAgaaaaaggagagacagaggagataaCAAGTTGTGATCCACCCTCTGCTGACTGCATCCCGTCAACTG GTTCTTCTTATCACATTCCAGCCCTGCCCTCTGACAATCCCCCAGTTCCTGAGCGTGCTGGAACAGTGGGAGGAGACAAAAACACCAATGTGACTTTAGAGGAGCCTACATATCCACCTACATCAGATTCTATGGGAGAGAAGGGACTACAAGCAGCTCCTGACCAGGATCTAGGACCGGCTCCTGTTCTGGTAAAAGAGGAAGAGACTAATGTGAGCAGTAAGATAGAATATCAGAACTGCTCAGGTGGTCAACCAGAGACTGTCCCAGAGGAGGTTTCAGCTGAGAATGGGCAGGATGACTCAGGGGAGTTTATCGTCACTATTTTGGCCAGGGGTAAATTGGAGGAGCAAGGTCTGGGAGTGAAGAGGCATTCCTCTCCACTGTCAGAGACTGGCGCCCCAGAGGCCCCCCCATCCCACCGTGACGAAGATGTGACAGCGGAGAGCTGGAGGCAGCACAGGAAGCATGTGTTTGTCCTGAGTGAAGCAGGGAAGCCCATATACTCCCGCTACGGCAGTGAAGAGGCTCTGTCGTCTACCATGGGAGTCATGATGGCACTGGTGTCCTTTGTCCAGAGTAGTGACAACATGATCCGCTCGGTCTACTCAG ATGGGCACACAGTGGTGTTCATGCAGAAGGGTCCTCTGGTGCTGGTGTCTGTGTCAAGCAGCCGTCAGTCAGAGAAGCAGCTGCGTGGGGAGCTCCTTTATGTCTACTACCAGATCATCAGCATGCTCACCCAGGCCAGCATCGCTCGCATCTTCCAACATAAGAAGAACTATGACCTGCGGCGACTACTGGCCGGCTCCGAGAAGATCCTAGACGGCCTCCTCAACCTGGTGGACTCGGACCCCAGCTTCCTGCTGGCAGCGGTGCACTGCCTGCCATTGGTCTCCTCTCTCAGGGACTCCCTCAGCCAGATCCTGCAGAAGGCCATCACCCCCAACCTGGTCTTCTCCATCCTCATCGCCAAGAACCAGCTGCTCACCATCGTCCAGGAGAAGACGGTGATCGAGGACGCCAGGCTGGAGCCTGCTGATGTTCACCTGCTGCTCAACCTCATTGGGGCCTCCTCTGCCTTCCAGGCTGGAGAGATCTGGACTCCCATCTGCCTGCCTCTCTTTAACCCTGACTGTTACTTCTATGCCTACATCTCCTACCTGGACCCCCCAGAATGCACTGTGTGTCTGCTGCTGCTCTCCACGGATAAGGAGGCATTTTATGCGGTGGCAGAGTGtaagaggaggatagaggtggCCATGCTGGCTCAGAGCTCCCTGAGCCTCATAGCCAAGGCCCACTCCTACAGCGTGAGCCAGGTGGGCGTCTCAGACCTCAGGCACTTCATGTACAAGCCCTTTGACGTGCCAGACAACCACAAGCAGCTCACCCAGTTCACCAG CCCAGAGATGGAGGCTCCTTACAGcacggaggaggagaggatgaggctgCTGGACCTGTACCGGTACATGCACGGTCGCATCCACAGCTCTTCCAGGGCCCTCAAGCTCATCTACCACGTGGCAGAGAGGGAAACGCTGCTGGCCTGG GTCACAAGTAAATTTGAATTGTACACCTGCTTCAGCCCCTTGGTGACTAAGGCTTGTGCCATTAACGCCATAACCAAGCTTCTACGGTGGATCAAGAAGGAGGAGGACCGTCTCTTCATTCGATACCCACCCAAGTATTCAACCACGCCCAACCCCAGCAAAAGCTCCCGAAGGTCTGACCAGCAGGATTCCACAGATAATGGCTTCATGTCTCTACTATAG
- the LOC135542214 gene encoding vacuolar fusion protein MON1 homolog B-like isoform X2, whose amino-acid sequence MERDDSQEKGETEEITSCDPPSADCIPSTALPSDNPPVPERAGTVGGDKNTNVTLEEPTYPPTSDSMGEKGLQAAPDQDLGPAPVLVKEEETNVSSKIEYQNCSGGQPETVPEEVSAENGQDDSGEFIVTILARGKLEEQGLGVKRHSSPLSETGAPEAPPSHRDEDVTAESWRQHRKHVFVLSEAGKPIYSRYGSEEALSSTMGVMMALVSFVQSSDNMIRSVYSDGHTVVFMQKGPLVLVSVSSSRQSEKQLRGELLYVYYQIISMLTQASIARIFQHKKNYDLRRLLAGSEKILDGLLNLVDSDPSFLLAAVHCLPLVSSLRDSLSQILQKAITPNLVFSILIAKNQLLTIVQEKTVIEDARLEPADVHLLLNLIGASSAFQAGEIWTPICLPLFNPDCYFYAYISYLDPPECTVCLLLLSTDKEAFYAVAECKRRIEVAMLAQSSLSLIAKAHSYSVSQVGVSDLRHFMYKPFDVPDNHKQLTQFTSPEMEAPYSTEEERMRLLDLYRYMHGRIHSSSRALKLIYHVAERETLLAWVTSKFELYTCFSPLVTKACAINAITKLLRWIKKEEDRLFIRYPPKYSTTPNPSKSSRRSDQQDSTDNGFMSLL is encoded by the exons ATGGAGAGAGATGACAGTCAAgaaaaaggagagacagaggagataaCAAGTTGTGATCCACCCTCTGCTGACTGCATCCCGTCAACTG CCCTGCCCTCTGACAATCCCCCAGTTCCTGAGCGTGCTGGAACAGTGGGAGGAGACAAAAACACCAATGTGACTTTAGAGGAGCCTACATATCCACCTACATCAGATTCTATGGGAGAGAAGGGACTACAAGCAGCTCCTGACCAGGATCTAGGACCGGCTCCTGTTCTGGTAAAAGAGGAAGAGACTAATGTGAGCAGTAAGATAGAATATCAGAACTGCTCAGGTGGTCAACCAGAGACTGTCCCAGAGGAGGTTTCAGCTGAGAATGGGCAGGATGACTCAGGGGAGTTTATCGTCACTATTTTGGCCAGGGGTAAATTGGAGGAGCAAGGTCTGGGAGTGAAGAGGCATTCCTCTCCACTGTCAGAGACTGGCGCCCCAGAGGCCCCCCCATCCCACCGTGACGAAGATGTGACAGCGGAGAGCTGGAGGCAGCACAGGAAGCATGTGTTTGTCCTGAGTGAAGCAGGGAAGCCCATATACTCCCGCTACGGCAGTGAAGAGGCTCTGTCGTCTACCATGGGAGTCATGATGGCACTGGTGTCCTTTGTCCAGAGTAGTGACAACATGATCCGCTCGGTCTACTCAG ATGGGCACACAGTGGTGTTCATGCAGAAGGGTCCTCTGGTGCTGGTGTCTGTGTCAAGCAGCCGTCAGTCAGAGAAGCAGCTGCGTGGGGAGCTCCTTTATGTCTACTACCAGATCATCAGCATGCTCACCCAGGCCAGCATCGCTCGCATCTTCCAACATAAGAAGAACTATGACCTGCGGCGACTACTGGCCGGCTCCGAGAAGATCCTAGACGGCCTCCTCAACCTGGTGGACTCGGACCCCAGCTTCCTGCTGGCAGCGGTGCACTGCCTGCCATTGGTCTCCTCTCTCAGGGACTCCCTCAGCCAGATCCTGCAGAAGGCCATCACCCCCAACCTGGTCTTCTCCATCCTCATCGCCAAGAACCAGCTGCTCACCATCGTCCAGGAGAAGACGGTGATCGAGGACGCCAGGCTGGAGCCTGCTGATGTTCACCTGCTGCTCAACCTCATTGGGGCCTCCTCTGCCTTCCAGGCTGGAGAGATCTGGACTCCCATCTGCCTGCCTCTCTTTAACCCTGACTGTTACTTCTATGCCTACATCTCCTACCTGGACCCCCCAGAATGCACTGTGTGTCTGCTGCTGCTCTCCACGGATAAGGAGGCATTTTATGCGGTGGCAGAGTGtaagaggaggatagaggtggCCATGCTGGCTCAGAGCTCCCTGAGCCTCATAGCCAAGGCCCACTCCTACAGCGTGAGCCAGGTGGGCGTCTCAGACCTCAGGCACTTCATGTACAAGCCCTTTGACGTGCCAGACAACCACAAGCAGCTCACCCAGTTCACCAG CCCAGAGATGGAGGCTCCTTACAGcacggaggaggagaggatgaggctgCTGGACCTGTACCGGTACATGCACGGTCGCATCCACAGCTCTTCCAGGGCCCTCAAGCTCATCTACCACGTGGCAGAGAGGGAAACGCTGCTGGCCTGG GTCACAAGTAAATTTGAATTGTACACCTGCTTCAGCCCCTTGGTGACTAAGGCTTGTGCCATTAACGCCATAACCAAGCTTCTACGGTGGATCAAGAAGGAGGAGGACCGTCTCTTCATTCGATACCCACCCAAGTATTCAACCACGCCCAACCCCAGCAAAAGCTCCCGAAGGTCTGACCAGCAGGATTCCACAGATAATGGCTTCATGTCTCTACTATAG